The nucleotide window agaggtggtgagtccatcggactgcttaagtaccaagctcccttcggatccaatcctagacatgcataccgccattgccacaccttaacgttatggatatttctaggaaaccgatttgattaagttatttttaggaaaagtgattaattttagaaaatactttCACTGCGGAAGCTTTGCctattgtcgtgttattttgaaatcaattgttgtttttgaaaacgcgccctaaagttatccaaattcaacagttaaaataagtaatacctatcttagtaatacatattaaaaccataaaaaataattaagcggccttattacatttaaaaacccaaaacttcaaacgtaaataaaaggatgtccagttcaccagaagaaaatcaaactttcgaacgggtggccactccgaattctctcacgactccaagcccactatggttggggattaccgtggataaaataaaagggtgagtttggggaaactcagtgtaaattaacccaaccatagcctatatcaccaAATCAcgaaaatagaataagttggccttagcctgcaatgtaatctgaataaagcccataggcccataatagaacgtaatgatattacatgcttatgcgaaacccaactcagattcatccataacacccctgcatCAACCTTTACACCATGtgaggagactactcgacccacccaaccgctacacactacGTAAACCacaatgaggtcgcggatattgtgacgaagtcaccagatatagatattgtggcagagccaccagaacagatatatgtggcaaagccaccagatcagataatcgtggcatagccaccagaacagatatatgtggcagagccaccagatcagataattgtggcatagccaccaggacgcttcctccataatataacccatgtccctatgcaacagatatataatcatggcatacatcatacagaatcagatcgtcatgcttttcagtcaaaattaaccctaggggtataacggtaattttacacctaggggtataacagtaattttccatacataggggtattatagtaatttagctaattttagggttttcatgcatatcctatctatttacgtactatcgtaaCACTTATCACAAGATACTTACTCtaattgggctcgttggcccatgaacccgatctttggcccattaagcccaaattatcaaaatgtatgaAATCGCTGCATCGCagctttattactttagattaccaaatatacaaacccaactatcttacgagtaTTCAGACATcaaaaattcccaaaataccgacttttcggcatttcgcttttgccaatctagtctatgagagggtgtcgttACACACATTGCTTATGACGATATATgccgacgagatccacacacgaaccgcctacaattggattactaacacgttaatctaactattcaaatacgaactacgattaaccccttacaatattcgccaaccacacctacagatcgagtaagcttataagaaaccAATAAGCAACTAATTAACAAATTTTGtcgtgtttaccacataatcataatttcaccgcaagtTGTCTTccgagcaacaatcactaaatcatttataactgagctacgaaactccaaatcaagtgccgttaattttccctgaaaatagactcatatatcttctatccataaaattttcagaattttggtttatccaatcaataccagatttttctcaaagtttcccatgctttactgtttgactaatcgaccTCTCTtcattacttaatcaaatttctcattgtacgtaattcaaaatatgttcttgtttattttatttgaaattcttTTGTTGATTTCTAATTTTTACAATTCTTTACAATGGATTTGATTGGAAtaactttaattacataatttattcagcttctaattcatctcccacaatttatggtgattttccaaagttacgtTCGTCATCATTCcccaagcgatttattaccaaatcactctttcacacataccttgcatgcatgttatttaaacatgtatatcaccaatcaatcatcacatatctatgattttacttaagtataatctccatttcatcattttaaagcacaacatgttagccgatttttccctttagcatctaaggcacatgcatgctcatttgtttggctcaacttcacctatcttccatttttcatcaaaagaacatgaaacaacaaccatttccttcattttaattcatgactaaatgctcacaatgcaactaaaaccaaaatatgcttcaagagttaaggtagaatcaagaagaactcatgaacctcaaaatagaagcaaggtaccaagaacttaccttcaattctcctcctcctagtgaccgaatactcaagagctttctcctctccattctcttctctaactttcggctatgatgaacaaaggtggacaaaactttgttctttttacccctttttcttttaataaaatttcatatttcatccatttaattctttaatacaaaagacattaaatgcccatcatggaacatttacctaaaccattatcatggaacatttacctaacccattatcatggaatatttacctaatttattatcatggaacatttacctaacccattatcgatttgtaccatgaattatggatatgaAGTGCTCATATTgtttacaacaacatgatggctgaccacttcatgtaaaatgggaggtttgtcatgcaaatcctcctattttgcactcctatttatttggccactacaaattagcctatagcattttcaaacattttcacataggccctatttcataatttcactcccttttccttatggaacaaaaattaactaaaattaccgggttctatcttaagcttgggccttctagaggtccacaaacataattaaacctatgccaacattcacagaattcctaaaaattggggcgttacacttagTAGATCTCTATGCAGTTTATAGCATTGTTGAGACAATAGGGGTAAGTATATTTAACACTAAACCTAAGAGGATAAGTGTCTTTTAAccaaaaattacaataaaataattattaaattgtaaTTTCAATCCtattaatttgatagttaaattCTACAATTAGTCCCTATATTATTCACAAATTgttaatttggtccttttattatGATATTAGTCATTTTTAGTATTTGTATatttcaaattttacaatttcaatCCTGGCCCAAATGATAACCTATAAATTATGCTATTTTCTAAAATCTTATACGGCAAATGTATTATCGCATGTATAATGTCATATAAGCTATTTCAGTGTTGTTTAATAAACTAAAAATTAAGTGTTGAAAAACTAAGTATTgtaaatttaagttataaaatctATTTGATATATCACTTAAAGTCAAGTACAAAATATAATTAAACtgtcttatatatattttttgaattatggaaaaatattttacattttatccttaattttaaatatttaaaattgaattaattaattaattaaaattattttccattaaattttatttgaaatttttatagggTTATTTTTATTATGGACTATCAAGcacatgtaaaaaaaaaatcattgaaaatattttttaatggtTTATTAGATAAATGCTTAGGATGTGTttgataaactaaaattaaatactaaattttTACTATTAGATTTTAAAAGTGTTgagtttatattaaaaattatttggcaaattagttaatataagtTCTGAATATAATTATGTTGATTGATAAAAGTAaatagtgatttttaaaaataatatttttaattttgatgttacTAATATagtatttcatattattttggatgaaagataaatatattaatttgaatatttaatttaaaaaagataatttatttcaaatttttaataaaataaaattaactaagTATTTTCTATATTAAGTgataagtaaaaattaaaatgattatcaaacacatttaaaatattaaacattaaaaattttcaatgtttaTCAAACACACCCTTGGGTAATAAATTTAATAACTACTGTTTTGAGTCaagactgaaattttaaaaatcgacAAGTATTGAcactaaaaatgatcaaattaaaaaatagttACTAAATCCATAATCTACACATAATAAGAGACtaataacaaattttaacttactgAATTTAAATGCTACTATTAGCTCAAAAATATCAATACTTAGAAAATCTGAAATGAAAGCTAgtaatattgaaaataaaatttacacaATAATTAATTACAGTGGTTTTATGTCAATTGCCTACCTTTGTTGACTTCTCTTGTTAAGGATTTCCTCAATTCTCTCATTTAGAAATGATTTTCTTCAATAACAATATATAACTTTTGTAATCTTTTATCTTTTGAAAGTTAAGATAGAGCCACTAATTTCCCCCTAAAATACGAACGAGAATACTAATATAGTAAACTTAGATTGACTTCTCCAATGTGCAGATTTGCAAGTTAAGCTCtcttaattataaataaacacTTGAATAAAGACATAAAACTCTACCCGACAAGTATTTATGTATCATGTGTGAATATGAGAAGAATAAATATTGAAATATAAGCTTTTCTATCCTTGAAACTTGTCTCTTGTCTTATTTGGAATATATGGAGTATAGATGCTCATGGATTAGGTTGgagcttaaaattttcaatttagttcaagtcaattattaaaaaaaaattaaaacaaatatatattaatattactataaaatttttataattaaattaaaattaaaatatgtttattatttTTGAACAGTGAAACAaactatttaaataaattttggataagttaaacttgaatttttttcaaaattcgaTATTGATCCGACCCATTAACATGTCTAGTACaaaaattgtatttaaagttgTTGGATAGAGTAAATAATTTAGTTTAGCATAATTTGAGTTGTTATATTAATATtgattttttctttatttcccaACTTGGAGACTTATAGGTAGGagataaaaaaaagttaaaatatgttaaaagttgttaacattattaaatttttttaagttattagtgtaatattttgaaattaaaagaaaacctTACATAATAGTGATGTAATAAGAAAATGATattgtaataaatttaataaaaaattttaacagtAGTAACATGTCCACGtgcatttttaaatttgaaaatagatgaactaaattctttaaaataaaattaggagactaaattttaaatatatgtagAATAAATGAACTTAGAACATGTTTTAACCATAAAAAGCTTCCATAAAATAATGGTTAGATTATATTTTTCATCCCTACCATTATTAATTGAGTTAGTATTTGATAATTGATACTTTAgaagttatttttttatttcacagtCAACCTTAAACAATTGTCATTtgtctttttttaatatttatttttaaatattttattatatatttataagatAGTTGTTGACCCATTGACCCTACTTGTAGAGTATACAAAACAAATATTTTCCCATATTAATTTGCATAATCTAATTTGTCAATAAATTGACTtttttttatatcaaaatatatatttttccttttgGTTCCTTCTTCTATGCGGTATAGAACGCAGCCCTTTGGAATTCGGAttttaacaaatttaatttaaGGCCAATAATGCATGTAAAACAAACTAAGAAATAAAATAGTCCAAGACtaagttgattttttaaaatgataaattaataaaaagaatATTGTTTTGATAACCACAATTTCACTTCTTTTAACCATATATAGAATTCTGCATAAATCTCAAAATTgtatataaattttgaatttaagtaaatttatatatgaaatgttaatttaatttaattttcgtaaattattaacacaattattgactTAGtaccattttaaatatatattgcaataccaataattatatatttaatatagaaataaattgatgtaaatgtgtacaattgaataaaattaaagttttatgtaTGTATTTGAACCACAATCAAAGTTCCATGTGCATAATTacaccaaattaaagttcatatatcaaattatacattagatcaaagttAATCTATAATTTTGAAATATCTTTGTTTGTTTAAAATCACAGTAGGTGGCTCAAGTAATTTTTTTAGAGGTGTTAATGATTTAAAAGAAAGATCAAATTATACAAAATTGAAACAGATGAGTTACATTTTGCAAAATTAAAAGTTGGgccgtttttttttttaaatttgatattagtaatgattcatttttattattgaaTGGGCCTAAGACCGGGTTGAGAATGATGAGATGGGGCGGGCCTTAAAACCAACACCTTTCAAATATAACCAATCCTTTCATAAAATGAGAACATCCTTAACCATCGTAAGTTTTAATTTATCTTTATACCCCAAAGGGCCCAATTTGAAATTCCACGAAACCGAGATAGCTTAGAAGTTAGAAAAACAGTGAATTTTCCGGGAAAAGTTTTtcacttttttccttttttgcagAGAAGAATTAAAAGTTAAAGCTTTAATTCTCCCATTCGAGAGAGAAGAAGACGAGGACTGAAGATTAGAGATGGGAAGAGCCAAAGCAATAACTTTAATTATTCTCATTCAATTTATATTGCTGCATGTCACAAAATcccaggttttttttttaaatttctcattttgATTAGAAATATCTAATATTTACTTCAGTAATTTAATCTAATGCCTCATTTCAATTTCAGCTCCTTTTTCTATATTTCATATGGGTTTCCACttaatttcttttttaaattccTTAATCCAATTTAGTTGGTACTTACATATAAGTTAGGTTATATGAACTCTTCATTTTCTTGAATGTATCAGTGCTTCATATATATGGATATTGATAGAAAGCTATGATCCTCCAAATATATGGAAAAAAATCGAGTATATTCATGTCGGTTGTATATTGTATATTCGAGACCATTACTTCAGTTAATTAGATTAGTTGTGTGTGCGtgggtgtgtatatatatatatatatatcctaacTATCAAAGGGTCATTTTTGTTAACaagaaaatttttatatgaaGATATGCATGATTCATTTCTCTGTATATGTCTCCTAAGCCTGGAGTTCAATGCTTAGTTCTGGGACAGTGTTTGCTTGTATTTGTATTTGTATTTGCATTCTTGAAATCAGGGGCGAAGCCAAGAAATTTTCTCTAGGGGGCCAaagttaaatataaattatataagagctaaaatgtaattttatcattgtaTTAGCTTATAATTTTACTGTTTTTTTATTAGgattaaatcataattttattatttttgggagCCAAAGTGCAAATTTACCATATATCAACCTAAATTTAGAGAATTTAAAGGGGTTAAagggaaaattttccattttaagtgGCCAGGGCCCCTGCCAGCCCCAGCACCCCCTCCCCCCGTTCTGCCCCTTCTTGAAATGAAAACATCAGAATAAGTTAAGATGCACCGTTTTTCCAACCTGACCTTTTGTGTTTTCTCTTCTGTTTATTGTTATGCAGCAAGGCTTTGAAGAATCTTTGGCTGCGAGGTAATGCTGTTTTGAACTTGTTCCAGTTGGGGAGATGGGAGTTTGAGTTGATTCGTACTAGTTGCCTTTTTTTTGTGATGACTAGTGATCATGGGTGTTGGAAAAAAATGTGGTATCTTCTTTCATGAAGTTCTGTTGATGATATCATCATTATCCTTATTCTTTAGGACTCTTAAGCAGGAATCGCATGATACTCATGAAGTACATTGTTCCAGAGAAAGAAGTAGGGCTGCCTGGCAGATTATAGATGATGTAAGAACAAGATGACTCTTTTAGGTTGATGAGGAGTACTTTTTTCATTTAGATGTTCTGCGTCGTGCTGATGAAAATGTTCTTCATGTTCACCTTGTAGTATTTGATGCCATTCGTTGAAGAAGAAGGGTATCAGATTTCAGCTGACTGTAGGCTTCATCCAGACAACGATCTTTTTAGGGATCAAGAGCGACACAAGATTCATTTGGATGTAAGCGAGTGGCGGTGTGGATATTGTAAGAAAAGCTTTCGTGCTGAAAGATTTCTCGACCAGCATTTTGACAACAGGCACTACAATCTTCTAAATGTTGTATGTTAGACTCCTGTTCCTTTTCTTGCAACAAATTGTAGGTCTTTTTCTTGTGCCATAACATAAAGTGCTTACTTTTCTGTAATTCTGTGATTTCAAGTTATATATTGTTTCCAAATTATGGTAATCCTCTATATTATCTTGTGCTTTGTTTCTTTCACTAATGCTTCTACAGGTAAAAGTAACATGGAGGCCCTTGTACTAGGAGCCGGATTGCGTTTTTTTGCCCCCTTTACTAAAAAATGGGCAAACTAGTCCCtgtacattagattaaagagcaaattggttatttccgttaaaaatttcatccacttttactgttaaaaactagCGTGGTCGATGGAATAAATAGACAGTGGCATGTGACATGCCACATGTACGTCATGCTGATGTATGGGGACCAATTTTTAACAACAAAAATGGAATTTTTAACAAGAGGatcagtttgctctttgatctaatgtacaggggctaatttgtccatttttttgagtagagggggtaaaatgcaatctaactcctAGTACAGGGGCCTCCATAGTACTTTTACCTGCTTCTGCACTACATTTCTTGACATGAATAGCATTACGTATTAAATTGTTTGCTAAACGTCATTCAGTTTAGGGTGTCAATATCTCTCTAATCTTCATAAACAAATTATGGTTCATTTTTACATTGCTGACAAAGCTTAACCGATCAATTCAGAATCAAAGTAAGTGCTTGGCTGACTTATGTGGAGCATTGCATTGTGACTTTGTGATAAATTCCAATTTGCTCAAGGCCAAGTGCAATCCTGCTGCTGCAACGAGGAACCGCCATCTTTGTGAGGTTGTTTCTAATTATTGTCATTCCATAATTTGTTGATTCCAATGTTCTGGCTCATTTACATCTATTCTTTCGTGTAAGCAGAGTCTTGCCAATAGCTGTTTTCCTATTAGTCAGAGTCCATCTGCCAGACGCCTCCATGGTATATAAATATGCCTTTTCATATATCCTGAGTTCTGTTATTTAAAAACTGATAATGTTGTAGTGACGTGAATATCTTTCACTTAAAATGAGGTACGGTCATACTATTGCTAATATCTCTACTTTTATTTGCATTGTCCCTTGAAGAATTGTTTCTGCGCCAATTTTGTGATGCTCACACTTGCTCTGGAAAAGCAAAACCTTTCCCTAGAGGAGGAAAGGTAAGCTTATTTTTTAAATCGTAATTGGTTTAGTTTggagttgggttaaaagttgaaCTTTGCATGGATGACTGGGGTTCAATTTTTGGTGAATATACTTGAGAGGTCTTTCTATTATAGGGACCTAATTAAATTAATCCCTCTACtattaaatgaatcaatttagtccctgtactattaaaaagaatcaaataagcaCAAATTGGAATAGAGC belongs to Gossypium arboreum isolate Shixiya-1 chromosome 7, ASM2569848v2, whole genome shotgun sequence and includes:
- the LOC108467897 gene encoding uncharacterized protein LOC108467897, which translates into the protein MGRAKAITLIILIQFILLHVTKSQQGFEESLAARTLKQESHDTHEVHCSRERSRAAWQIIDDYLMPFVEEEGYQISADCRLHPDNDLFRDQERHKIHLDVSEWRCGYCKKSFRAERFLDQHFDNRHYNLLNVNQSKCLADLCGALHCDFVINSNLLKAKCNPAAATRNRHLCESLANSCFPISQSPSARRLHELFLRQFCDAHTCSGKAKPFPRGGKKQTNLLYMATSILLMMLLPLFYLLYYLYQRDMKQETQVLRRVSQVGRKAKPS